One window from the genome of Spiractinospora alimapuensis encodes:
- the mtnA gene encoding S-methyl-5-thioribose-1-phosphate isomerase: MNERTVEWTGTGLRLLDQTKLPGKIEYLSIETVDQLVDAIARLVVRGAPAIGAAGAYGVALALLEAEREGWSEERREEAIDRIRDARPTAVNLAWAVDRVRPAVAQGVTAVSALAEEIARADAAANRRIGHNGADWLAERLGTDRPLRVLTHCNTGALATTEWGTALGIVRELNQRGRLESVHVDETRPLLQGSRLTAWELDREGIQHWIQPDGAAASTIMSGRVDAAIVGADRIAGNGDTANKIGTLGVGLACAEAGIPFVVAAPTSTVDLATTSGERIEIELRGEDEVLELAGIRVAPVGSPGFNPAFDVTPARFVTALVTEERVYEVAKGDTPAGN, translated from the coding sequence ATGAACGAGCGCACTGTCGAATGGACCGGCACCGGTCTACGTCTGCTTGACCAGACCAAGCTCCCCGGGAAGATCGAGTACCTGTCGATCGAGACCGTGGACCAGCTCGTCGACGCGATCGCGCGGCTCGTCGTGCGCGGCGCCCCGGCCATCGGGGCGGCCGGGGCGTACGGGGTCGCGTTGGCGCTCCTCGAAGCCGAACGGGAGGGATGGTCGGAGGAACGGCGCGAGGAGGCGATCGATCGGATCCGCGACGCCCGTCCGACCGCCGTGAACCTCGCCTGGGCCGTGGACCGGGTTCGCCCCGCGGTCGCCCAGGGGGTCACCGCGGTGTCGGCGCTCGCGGAGGAGATCGCCCGTGCCGACGCCGCGGCGAACCGCCGGATCGGACACAACGGCGCCGACTGGCTGGCCGAGCGGCTGGGGACGGACCGACCCCTGCGCGTTCTCACCCACTGCAACACCGGCGCTCTGGCCACCACCGAGTGGGGGACCGCGTTGGGCATCGTCCGCGAACTGAACCAGCGGGGACGGCTGGAGTCGGTCCACGTCGACGAGACGCGTCCCCTGCTGCAGGGATCCCGCCTGACCGCGTGGGAGCTCGACCGGGAGGGCATCCAGCACTGGATCCAGCCGGACGGCGCCGCCGCGAGCACCATCATGTCCGGTCGGGTGGACGCCGCGATCGTGGGCGCGGACCGGATCGCCGGGAACGGCGACACCGCCAACAAGATCGGCACCCTCGGGGTGGGCCTCGCCTGCGCCGAGGCCGGGATTCCCTTCGTCGTCGCGGCGCCGACGAGCACCGTCGACCTGGCCACGACGTCGGGGGAGCGGATCGAGATCGAGCTACGCGGCGAGGATGAGGTCCTGGAGTTGGCCGGGATCCGGGTCGCCCCCGTGGGGTCTCCGGGATTCAACCCCGCCTTCGACGTGACACCCGCCCGCTTCGTCACCGCGCTGGTGACCGAGGAGCGGGTGTACGAGGTGGCGAAGGGCGACACTCCGGCCGGGAACTGA
- the ehuA gene encoding ectoine/hydroxyectoine ABC transporter ATP-binding protein EhuA, producing MQPSDAASEAAAGGAEPLIRFESVVKRFGELTVLDHLDFSVDAGERVTLIGPSGSGKTTILRLLMTLERVTDGVIWLAGEPFSHMRRGEALVAASEPHLRAHRKRIGMVFQQFNLFPNMTVRKNITEAPVHVLGANKDAANEQAVELLELVGLADKVDAHPTQLSGGQQQRVAIARALAMRPEILLLDEVTSALDPELVGGVLDVLRDIAQSTNVTMLIVTHEMGFARDVSNRVLMFDKGRIVEEGPPDQIFGDPHEERTRGFLRAVLESE from the coding sequence ATGCAGCCGTCTGACGCGGCGTCCGAGGCCGCCGCCGGGGGCGCCGAGCCCCTGATCCGGTTCGAGTCGGTCGTCAAGCGATTCGGCGAGCTCACCGTGCTCGACCACCTCGACTTCTCCGTCGACGCCGGGGAGCGCGTCACCCTGATCGGCCCCAGTGGGTCGGGGAAGACCACCATCCTCCGGCTGCTGATGACGTTGGAGCGGGTCACCGACGGCGTCATCTGGCTCGCGGGGGAGCCGTTCAGCCACATGCGGCGCGGCGAGGCCCTCGTCGCGGCCAGCGAGCCGCACCTGCGTGCCCACCGCAAGCGGATCGGCATGGTGTTCCAACAGTTCAACCTGTTCCCGAACATGACCGTGCGCAAGAACATCACCGAGGCGCCGGTGCACGTCCTGGGAGCGAACAAGGACGCCGCCAACGAGCAGGCGGTGGAGCTGTTGGAACTGGTGGGGCTGGCGGACAAGGTCGACGCGCACCCGACCCAACTGTCGGGCGGTCAACAACAACGCGTCGCGATCGCCCGCGCGCTGGCGATGCGGCCCGAGATCCTCCTCCTGGACGAGGTCACCTCGGCCCTGGACCCGGAACTCGTGGGCGGGGTCCTGGACGTGCTGCGCGACATCGCCCAGTCGACGAACGTCACCATGCTCATCGTGACGCACGAGATGGGCTTCGCCCGGGACGTGTCGAACCGGGTGCTGATGTTCGACAAGGGGCGCATCGTCGAGGAGGGGCCACCGGACCAGATCTTCGGCGACCCGCACGAGGAACGGACCAGGGGTTTCCTGCGGGCGGTCCTCGAGTCGGAGTGA
- the ehuB gene encoding ectoine/hydroxyectoine ABC transporter substrate-binding protein EhuB: MKPSRTRLVRRRDFLYRAGGVGLVAVTGPVLLSACSRSENGEEGPLTLERLQEQGYIRAGIANEQPYGFVDDAGELTGESPELAKAIFAELGIDEVRADPVAWDGLIPGLTSDRFDFVAAGMSIIPDRCSEVAFSNPEYQGQTAFMVPVGNPEGIETFEDVAGNSDITLCVLNAAVEQTFAEELGVPSGQLEAVDDQVTAFEFLESGRVDAIALTNISLNWMLQEREAEDEFEVTDGYTPVIDGEEQIGAGGFAFRQEDTEIVEAVNGVLADFQESGRLLEIIEPFGFTEDNLPGDLTVDDLC, from the coding sequence ATGAAGCCATCGAGGACCAGACTGGTGCGCCGCCGGGACTTCCTCTATCGCGCCGGCGGCGTCGGCCTGGTCGCGGTCACCGGACCGGTGCTGCTGTCGGCGTGCTCCCGATCCGAGAACGGTGAGGAGGGGCCCCTCACCCTGGAGCGCCTCCAGGAGCAGGGCTACATCCGGGCCGGGATCGCCAACGAGCAGCCCTACGGGTTCGTCGACGACGCGGGGGAGCTGACCGGTGAGTCCCCCGAACTCGCCAAGGCCATCTTCGCCGAGCTCGGTATCGACGAGGTCCGAGCCGACCCGGTGGCGTGGGACGGGCTGATCCCGGGACTCACCTCCGACCGCTTCGACTTCGTGGCGGCGGGCATGTCGATCATCCCGGACCGGTGCTCGGAGGTCGCCTTCTCCAACCCGGAGTACCAGGGACAGACCGCGTTCATGGTCCCCGTCGGCAACCCGGAGGGTATCGAGACCTTCGAGGACGTCGCCGGGAACTCCGACATCACGCTGTGCGTCCTGAACGCGGCGGTGGAGCAGACCTTCGCCGAGGAACTCGGTGTCCCCAGTGGTCAGTTGGAGGCCGTGGACGACCAGGTGACGGCGTTCGAGTTCCTGGAGTCCGGCCGGGTGGACGCGATCGCGCTGACCAACATCTCGTTGAACTGGATGCTGCAGGAGCGCGAGGCCGAGGACGAGTTCGAGGTCACCGATGGATACACGCCGGTGATCGACGGTGAGGAGCAGATCGGCGCCGGAGGGTTCGCCTTCCGACAGGAGGACACCGAGATCGTGGAGGCCGTCAACGGGGTACTGGCGGACTTCCAGGAGAGCGGTCGCCTGCTGGAGATCATCGAGCCGTTCGGGTTCACCGAGGACAACCTCCCCGGCGACCTGACCGTCGACGACCTGTGCTGA
- the ehuC gene encoding ectoine/hydroxyectoine ABC transporter permease subunit EhuC, with product MDVVLWAQTAWDWAVGAVEFIGTRFPSYLEGAKFTVLATLGGAALGFVLAMVIGIAGTTRSRALRAVATVYTETFRGVSALVLMFWAAFAIPNVTSFTFEPLTAGIVALGVNIGAYGAEVVRAAINAVPRSQVEATIALNMTWTRRMWSVILPQAWAQMLPTFGNLVIELMKATAVISLIGVTDIMWSADLARSSTFETVYAYGWALVMYFVFAQILVFLMRLLERHANRRLGRASGTGFWSLLRPPSITTAGGAR from the coding sequence GTGGACGTGGTTCTGTGGGCGCAGACGGCCTGGGACTGGGCCGTCGGCGCCGTCGAGTTCATCGGGACACGATTCCCGAGCTACCTGGAAGGCGCCAAGTTCACCGTCCTGGCGACACTGGGCGGGGCCGCGCTCGGCTTCGTGCTCGCCATGGTCATCGGCATCGCCGGGACCACGCGCAGTCGCGCGCTGCGTGCGGTCGCCACGGTGTACACCGAGACCTTCCGCGGTGTGTCGGCGCTGGTGTTGATGTTCTGGGCGGCGTTCGCCATCCCGAACGTCACCTCGTTCACCTTCGAGCCGTTGACGGCGGGAATCGTCGCGCTCGGCGTGAACATCGGAGCCTACGGCGCGGAGGTCGTCCGGGCCGCGATCAACGCCGTGCCCCGGTCCCAGGTCGAGGCCACCATCGCGCTGAACATGACGTGGACGCGCCGCATGTGGTCGGTCATCCTGCCGCAGGCCTGGGCGCAGATGCTCCCCACGTTCGGCAACCTGGTCATCGAGTTGATGAAGGCGACGGCGGTGATCTCGCTGATCGGCGTCACCGACATCATGTGGTCGGCCGACCTGGCCCGGAGCAGCACCTTCGAGACGGTCTACGCCTACGGCTGGGCCCTGGTCATGTACTTCGTCTTCGCCCAGATCCTGGTCTTCCTGATGCGCCTGCTGGAACGGCACGCCAACCGACGGCTGGGCCGCGCCTCGGGAACGGGGTTCTGGTCGCTGCTGCGACCGCCCTCCATCACGACGGCGGGAGGTGCGCGCTGA
- the ehuD gene encoding ectoine/hydroxyectoine ABC transporter permease subunit EhuD — translation MVWDWEFTGQVLPDLASGLWVTVQATVFGYAIALVLGLAVALLRRLPVIGTLVFAVFEFIRSTPLLVQLVFVFFLVPGAVAPLTVGILVLGVHYSAYTAEVYRSGIEGVQKGQWEACRALSLPAHRVWGAVILPQAIRKVIPPLGNYLIAMFKDTPLLFAIAVPELLSQAQRVGGQYFRVFEAMTMVGLLFILVSVPSAILIRRLERRYAAV, via the coding sequence ATGGTGTGGGACTGGGAGTTCACCGGACAGGTCCTGCCCGACCTGGCCTCCGGCCTGTGGGTCACCGTGCAGGCGACCGTCTTCGGTTACGCCATCGCACTCGTCCTCGGCCTGGCGGTCGCGCTCCTGCGCCGTCTGCCGGTGATCGGGACCCTGGTGTTCGCCGTCTTCGAGTTCATCCGCTCCACCCCGCTGCTGGTGCAGCTCGTCTTCGTCTTCTTCCTCGTTCCCGGTGCGGTGGCACCGCTCACCGTTGGGATCCTCGTCCTGGGCGTGCACTACTCCGCCTACACCGCGGAGGTCTACCGTTCGGGAATCGAGGGAGTGCAGAAGGGGCAGTGGGAAGCCTGCCGCGCGCTGAGCCTGCCAGCGCACCGCGTCTGGGGAGCGGTCATCCTGCCCCAGGCGATCCGCAAGGTCATCCCGCCGCTGGGCAACTACCTGATCGCGATGTTCAAGGACACCCCGCTGTTGTTCGCGATCGCGGTCCCGGAGCTGTTGTCCCAGGCGCAGCGGGTAGGCGGACAGTACTTCCGGGTGTTCGAGGCGATGACGATGGTGGGTCTGCTCTTTATCCTGGTGAGCGTCCCATCGGCGATACTCATTCGACGATTGGAGCGACGCTATGCAGCCGTCTGA
- a CDS encoding ectoine synthase encodes MIVRSLDEVDGTDRDVQSETWRSRRVILAKEGVGFSFHETVLYAGTETTMWYANHIELVHCVEGEAELTNEETGEVHHIVPGTLYLLNGHERHTVRPKSDFRVLCVFNPPVTGREVHDENGVYPLVTEDS; translated from the coding sequence GTGATTGTTCGCAGCCTGGACGAAGTCGACGGCACCGACCGCGACGTACAGAGCGAGACCTGGCGCAGCCGCCGCGTCATCCTGGCCAAGGAGGGGGTCGGCTTCTCCTTCCACGAGACCGTGCTCTACGCCGGCACCGAGACCACGATGTGGTACGCCAACCACATCGAACTCGTGCACTGCGTCGAAGGCGAGGCCGAGCTCACCAATGAGGAGACCGGGGAGGTGCACCACATCGTTCCGGGCACCCTCTATCTCCTGAACGGGCACGAGCGGCACACGGTACGTCCCAAGTCGGACTTCCGTGTGCTCTGCGTCTTCAACCCGCCGGTCACCGGCCGCGAGGTACACGACGAGAACGGCGTCTACCCCTTGGTGACGGAGGACAGCTAA